atacaccttcccactaacgagatggataacccagcacaggtgatacaccttcccactaatgagatggataacccagcacaggtgatacaccttcccactaacgagatggataacccagcacaggtgatacaccttcccactaacgagatggataacccggcacaggtgatacaccttcccactaatgagatggataacccagcacaggtgatacaccttcccactaatgagatggataacccagcacaggtgatacaccttcccactaacgagatggataacctggcacaggtgatacaccttcccactaatgagatggataacccagcacaggtgatacaccttcccactaacgagatggataacccagcacaggtgatacaccttcccactaacgagatggataacccggcacaggtgatacaccttcccactaatgagatggacaacccagcacaggtgatacaccttcccactaacggaatggataacccggcacaggtgatacaccttcccactaacgagatggataacccagcacaggtgatacaccttcccactaatgagatggataacccagcacaggtgatacaccttcccactaacggaatggataacccggcacaggtgatacaccttcccactaacgagatggataacccggcacaggtgatacaccttcccactaatgagatggacaacccagcacaggtgatacaccttcccactaacgagatggataacctggcacaggtgatacaccttccactaatgagatggataacccggCAAAGGTGATACACCTTCCACTAATGAGATGGACAACCCaccacaggtgatacaccttcccactaacgagatggataacctggcacaggtgatacaccttcccactaacgagatggataacccagcacaggtgatacaccttcccactaatgagatggacaacccagcacaggtgatacaccttcccactaacggaatggataacccggcacaggtgatacaccttcccactaacgagatggataacccagcacaggtgatacaccttcccactaatgagatggataacccagcacaggtgatacaccttcccactaacggagatggataacccggcacaggtgatacaccttcccactaacgagatggataacccggcacaggtgatacaccttcccactaatgagatggataacccagcacaggtgatacaccttcccactaatgagatggataacccagcacaggtgatacaccttcccactaacgagatggataacccagcacaggtgatacaccttcccactaatgagatggataacccagcacaggtgatacaccttcccactaatgagatggataacccagcacaggtgatacaccttcccactaacaagatggataacccagcacaggtgatacaccttcccactaatgagatggataacccagcacaggtgatacagcttcccactaatgagatggataacccggcacaggtgatacaccttcccactaacgagatggataacccggcacaggtgatacaccttcccactaatgagatggataacccagcacaggtgatacaccttcccactaatgagatggataacccagcacaggtgatacaccttcccactaacgagatggataacccagcacaggtgatacaccttcccactaatgagatggataacccagcacaggtgatacaccttcccactaacgagatggataacccagcacaggtgatacaccttcccactaacgagatggataacccggcacaggtgatacaccttcccactaatgagatggacaacccagcacaggtgatacaccttcccactaacggaatggataacccggcacaggtgatacaccttcccactaacgagatggataacccagcacaggtgatacaccttcccactaatgagatggataacccagcacaggtgatacaccttcccactaacgagatggataacccagcacaggtgatacaccttcccactaacgagatggataacccagcacaggtgatacaccttcccactaatgagatggataacccagcacaggtgatacaccttcccactaatgagatggataacccagcacaggtgatacaccttcccactaacgagatggataacccagcacaggtgatacaccttcccactaatgagatggataacccagcacaggtgatacaccttcccactaacgagatggataacccagcacaggtgatacaccttcccactaacgagatggataacccggcacaggtgatacaccttcccactaatgagatggataacccagcacaggtgatacaccttcccactaacggaatggataacccggcacaggtgatacaccttcccactaacgagatggataacccagcacaggtgatacaccttcccactaacgagatggataacccggcacaggtgatacaccttcccactaatgagatggataacccagcacaggtgatacaccttcccactaacgagatggataacccggcacaggtgatacaccttcccactaatgagatggacaacccagcacaggtgatacaccttcccactaacgagatggataacctggcacaggtgatacaccttccactaatgagatggataacccggcaaggtgatacaccttccactaatgagatggacaacccagcacaggtgatacaccttcccactaacgagatggataacccagcacaggtgatacaccttcccactaacgagatggataacccagcacaggtgatacaccttcccactaacgagatggataacccagcacaggtgatacaccttccactaaggagatggataacccagcacaggtgatacaccttcccactaatgagatggataacccagcacaggtgatacaccttcccactaacgagatggataacccagcacaggtgatacaccttcccactaatgagatggataacccagcacaggtgatacaccttcccactaacgagatggataacccagcacaggtgatacaccttcccactaacgagatggataacccgcacaggtgatacaccttcccactaatgagatggacaacccagcacaggtgatacaccttcccactaacggaatggataacccggcacaggtgatacaccttcccactaacgagatggataacccagcacaggtgatacaccttcccactaatgagatggataacccagcacaggtgatacaccttcccactaacgagatggataacccagcacaggtgatacaccttcccactaacgagatggataacccggcacaggtgatacaccttcccactaatgagatggataacccagcacaggtgatacaccttcccactaatgagatggataacccagcacaggtgatacaccttcccactaacgagatggataacccagcacaggtgatacaccttcccactaacgagatggataacccggcacaggtgatacaccttcccactaatgagatggataacccagcacaggtgatacaccttcccactaacgagatggataacccggcgcaggtgatacaccttcccactaacgagatggataacccagcacaggtgatacaccttcccactaatgagatggataacccagcacaggtgatacaccttcccactaacgagatggataacccagcacaggtgatacaccttcccactaacgagatggataacccggcacaggtgatacaccttcccactaatgagatggataacccagcacaggtgatacaccttcccactaatgagatggataacccagcacaggtgatacaccttcccactaacgagatggataacccagcacaggtgatacaccttcccactaatgagatggataacccagcacaggtgatacaccttcccactaacgagatggataacccagcacaggtgatacaccttcccactaacgagatggataacccggcacaggtgatacaccttcccactaatgagatggacaacccagcacaggtgatacaccttcccactaacggaatggataacccggcacaggtgatacaccttcccactaacgagatggataacccagcacaggtgatacaccttcccactaatgagatggataacccagcacaggtgatacaccttcccactaacggaatggataacccggcacaggtgatacaccttcccactaacgagatggataacccggcacaggtgatacaccttcccactaatgagatggacaacccagcacaggtgatacaccttcccactaacgagatggataacctggcacaggtgatacaccttccactaatgagatggataacccggCAAAGGTGATACACCTTC
This genomic stretch from Oncorhynchus keta strain PuntledgeMale-10-30-2019 chromosome 29, Oket_V2, whole genome shotgun sequence harbors:
- the LOC127913530 gene encoding cGMP-specific 3',5'-cyclic phosphodiesterase-like; this encodes MDNPAQVIHLPTNEMDNPAQVIHLPTNEMDNLAQVIHLPTNEMDNPAQVIHLPTNEMDNPAQVIHLPTNEMDNPAQVIHLPTNEMDNPAQVIHLPTNGMDNPAQVIHLPTNEMDNPAQVIHLPTNEMDNPAQVIHLPTNGMDNPAQVIHLPTNEMDNPAQVIHLPTNEMDNPAQVIHLPTNEMDNLAQVIHLPLMRWITRQR